DNA from Eucalyptus grandis isolate ANBG69807.140 chromosome 5, ASM1654582v1, whole genome shotgun sequence:
GTCCTCAGTGTACCATATCAGATTCTCCCATTCCCATTAGCACTACACACTAGGcttctaattttaaattatgtaaaAGGAGATTTAAATGGAAGTTTCCCATGACCGAACaaagtaatataaaaatatcgTGTCAAcattaatttttaactatttttttggGTATAGCAAAGCAAGTGAAGTTTGGATCAGCTCAGATCAAAATTCGCACATTTCAAGTGATTTAATTCCCCGTGCGATCTTTAGGATACACTATCCACGTCAATTGATACATTCGGCATTTTATTCTTGGAGTGCTCTAAACGAAATTTGAAACTAAAATCACAAGGAGATGAACAAATTTCCTTTGACATCTAGTTAATCATCTGTTTAAAAACATCATATTGTTAGTCATGGTTTCACTAGTAAAGATTACACATTGCTTGGCAATTGCGGAGCAATAGACGGACACGGCAGAAGGCGTCAAcgcttttttattatatttgcaGAAGACCGAGACTCCGTACAATGGAGACTTTGCTTTTCCATTAGAGTCGATGCTTCGTCGAAACTCCAGTTACTCATTGCTTGGAAATCGCCGGTCCTCTTTTTATACTCGCAGTAAAAGGAGTCATATTTATTCGAGGCTTTGCCCCATGAGAAACACGACAGCTCTGCACCCACTCTGCAATAGTTTGGTAAAGGTGAGAAAGAAGCGAGGAGAGGAGACTTGGACgatccatttttcttctctctttttttctttttttttttgggtgtctCGGGTCTCTCTTTGATGTGgggtgtgtgtatatatatatatattttggctGAGTTATTGATGACGTgataaattttcattagatatttcaatatatttaatttcttaAGATTAAACCCTTCGTTTATGACGGGTCTCTCAAAGAGACACCCGAGACacccaaagagaaaaaaatggatcCTCCAAATCTCCTCCTCTTGCTTCTTCTCACCTTTGCTTCCACCATCGACGCCCAAAATTTCTTCCCAAAGCCTAGGTGTGGTTCGACTGGCAACTTCAGCGCCGACAGCACCTACAAAACCACCCTCACCGCcctcctctcctccatctccaccaccaactCCTTGTCCCTCAAGTACGGCTTCTTCAACGCCTCCTCCGCCGTCTCTGGTACCTCCCAAACCCTCTATGTCATCGGCTCCTGCCGTGGTGACCTCCCTGCTGAGAGCTGTCGTGCCTGCCTCAATGCCTCGGCCTTTGACATTCGTGACCTCTGCCCCCTCCAGAAGGAGGCGGTCCTCTACAGTGACAACTGCACCGTTCGGTACTCTAACGCCTCGATCTTCCGCACAGTCAAAATCGACCCTGACTACAAGCTGGAATTCGGCGAGAACTTCACGAGCCCAGACAAGGACAACGCTGCGCTGCAGACGCTGCTGGACCGTCTGCCGGGTGAGGCAGCGGGCGGCGGCTCGCTGAGGAAGTACGCAACAGCCACCACATCGGTGGGTCTCCACACGATCTACGCGATGACACAATGCACGCCGGACTTAACCAACCAGCAATGCATCGACTGCCTGGTGATAGTCATCGGGAGGTTTGAGCAGTGCTGTGCTGGGCAGTTGGGAGTGAGGATCATGGCCCCGAGTTGCCGGTTCCGGTACGAAGCCTATCGGTTCTTCGACCCGGTGGGTGAGCCACTTCCGCCGCCCCCTGCGCCCCCTCCGCCACCAGGTACGTTCGCTCTTGTTTAAAAGGTAGGTACAAAGCGATTATGtctttttttctataattaattATGTAGCTTCCATACAGATTTACACTATTAATCATTCAAATGAGTTTAAAGTACCTGCTCTATaattcatgcaatttatttacattGAATAAGTacttttttaccaaaaagaagGCTAAATAGTACCGACATACGATATGACACGATACGATAGGGcgacacatcatttctcaaaaatagagaattgcGACAAGTTGAGACACGttgtatatttaattaatatttttattttaatcaatttaattcaaattcataattaaataaataataaaaaagagcctacaatgaatttacactaataatattaataaatttattcataggaaattcgaaaaatataCTCATAGTTAATCCGTATCCATATTTGGGGACATGTTTCTAATTCTAACGATGAAACTAatgattaacaaaaaattagaattaacttaTTTCCCTCGAGTTATCAAAGAATGATGCAATGTATATTTAACATGCATTTCGTTTCCACGTTCAAAGTGGTCCTTTAGTGATTTATCCAGTGTATTACTCAGTGAGCAATGATCGTAAACATAATTTGCCTTTGCTCTTGCAGGTGGAAAGAGCAATTCAAATAGGACTGTGATCATTGTGGTCGCCACAAGTGTTTCTGCGGTTTTCCTTGTTGGTGTTATTGTACTTCTGAGagtgaaaaggaagaagcaGCCCAGGCAAAAAGTTGAAGGTGAGTCTTTATCTTTTTCGCATTGGAACATCAGCTGTTCATGAGGATTTCAAAACATCGAATTGATTCTTCGACTACATGTTTATGTGCCTGCTCGGACATGTCCATGTACACATTTCTCATTGTCTATAGTTAACATTACCTCATCGAGCAGGCCAAAGGAACCAGTTGATTATCTATGCGTGCAGGTGCAATTATGTGTACTAAAAGTTTGTGAACTCTCATTATGAAAACTATCGAAAGACAATGATTCTCGCTCTAAATGaccatatttttctctttctaggTGAGGCTGTGGATGAAATTAGCACAGTGGACTCGCTCCAATTTGACTTCGGCACTATTAGAGAGGCAACCGATGATTTCTCTAATTCCAAGAAGCTTGGACAAGGAGGTTTTGGTTCTGTTTACATGGTAATAAATAACAAGCACATCCTCTACtctattttattcaaaattcaagcaACCAAATAGTCAAAGATGATATCAATCCGATACTCCTAGAAATGATTCAATGTACCAGTTGATACTCATAAAGATctaatttgttgaaatttcaggGTCAACTCTCCAACGGACAAGAAATGGCGGTGAAACGGCTATCGCAAAATTCTAGCCAAGGGGAAGTTGAGTTCAAGAACGAGTTCATGTTACTAGCTCAGCTACACCATAGGAACTTGGTCAAGCTCCTAGGTTTCTGTCTGGAAGGAGTTGAACGGCTTCTCATTTACGAGTTTGTGCCCAATTCGAGCCTTGATCAGTTTATATTTGGTATGTTTCTCAGGTTGTCATTCATGAAATCATATCCTCAAATAATATCCTCACAAAATGATTAATAGACGTCTTATAGAATGCGATTCCACCAAAATGCGTAGATCCCCTTAAGCGTGCGAATCTCAACTGGGATACACGTTACAAGATAATAATGGGTGTTGCCCGAGGGATGCTTTATCTACATGAAGACTCTCGACTTCGTATTATCCATCGGGACCTCAAAGCCAGCAACGTTTTGTTAGACTTAGAAATGAATCCAAAGATATCGGATTTTGGTATGGCGAGGCTGTTCGAGTTGGATCAAACTCAAGCCAAGACAAACCGAATCATGGGGACCTAGTAAGTGACACAACCTCCTAGAGCTAATgcttatcaaaagagaaaagcaaactATAGATCTGATAAAGTGGACTTATTGTGATGGACAGTGGATATATGGCACCAGAGTATGCGATGCATGGAACTTTCTCGATCAAGTCAGATGTGTTCAGTTTTGGAGTGCTGCTTTTGGAGATCGTAAGTGGTCAAAGGAACACTCTTTTCCGCATGGGCGATGACACGGAAGTCCTTATAAGCTATGTGAGCATACGAACATACCTTCTCATTTCACATAATATTCCAGATATCAATCTGCTCAATGTTTGTCAAATGTTTGCAGGTTTGGAAGAATTGGAGGGAAGGATCATTATCAAACATTATCGATCCCTCTATAACTTCTGGTTCAAGTATTGAAATTGTGAGGTGCATCCACATTGGTCTACTATGTGTCCAAGATAATATGATTAGCCGGCCAACAATGGCCTCGGTCCTTCACGTGCTTAAAAGCCACTCGGTCACTCTCCAAGTGCCATCAAGACCTGCATTCTACATACACAGCGGCGCCGAATCTGATATGCCATCCATGCAAGATTACAATTTATGGGTGGCTGAGGTCGAGGAATCAAGAAGCAAATCGAACCAGTTCTCGAAAAATGAGGTTTCTATGACTGAGCCGTACCCACGGTAGCCTTAGAAAATGGGAGATCAGTGTGCCCTGCACATTACTTTTTGTGTTTGTTATGGTTTTCAGATCATCAAATTACATTATCATGATTTACTTCTTCCTTAGATTATTTAGGATTTATACGGCTTCATTGCTCGGGATTACATCCAGATTCATAGGATGTTGGAAGTGAAGGATACTCACAAAAAGTCATGTCTGACACTACTTGTGTTAAGATCAGAGAAGCTAGAACAGCTTGCTCTTACAAAATTCGTGTTGGACTAGGTCATTTTAGGCGTGATTTTAGGTGAGCTCCATGTCAATAGTTTGATTTAAACAGATATATAAAATACACATAA
Protein-coding regions in this window:
- the LOC120286243 gene encoding putative receptor-like protein kinase At4g00960 — its product is MDPPNLLLLLLLTFASTIDAQNFFPKPRCGSTGNFSADSTYKTTLTALLSSISTTNSLSLKYGFFNASSAVSGTSQTLYVIGSCRGDLPAESCRACLNASAFDIRDLCPLQKEAVLYSDNCTVRYSNASIFRTVKIDPDYKLEFGENFTSPDKDNAALQTLLDRLPGEAAGGGSLRKYATATTSVGLHTIYAMTQCTPDLTNQQCIDCLVIVIGRFEQCCAGQLGVRIMAPSCRFRYEAYRFFDPVGEPLPPPPAPPPPPGGKSNSNRTVIIVVATSVSAVFLVGVIVLLRVKRKKQPRQKVEGEAVDEISTVDSLQFDFGTIREATDDFSNSKKLGQGGFGSVYMGQLSNGQEMAVKRLSQNSSQGEVEFKNEFMLLAQLHHRNLVKLLGFCLEGVERLLIYEFVPNSSLDQFIFDPLKRANLNWDTRYKIIMGVARGMLYLHEDSRLRIIHRDLKASNVLLDLEMNPKISDFGMARLFELDQTQAKTNRIMGTYGYMAPEYAMHGTFSIKSDVFSFGVLLLEIVSGQRNTLFRMGDDTEVLISYVWKNWREGSLSNIIDPSITSGSSIEIVRCIHIGLLCVQDNMISRPTMASVLHVLKSHSVTLQVPSRPAFYIHSGAESDMPSMQDYNLWVAEVEESRSKSNQFSKNEVSMTEPYPR